In Gallus gallus isolate bGalGal1 unplaced genomic scaffold, bGalGal1.mat.broiler.GRCg7b scaffold_110, whole genome shotgun sequence, a genomic segment contains:
- the LOC121108952 gene encoding ETS domain-containing transcription factor ERF-like, translating to PTAENRNPQWLAFPEWAYKAESSPGSRQIQLWHFILELLRQERYRHVIAWQGDYGEFVIKDPDEVARLWGARKCKPHMNYDKLSRALRYYYNKRILHKTKGKRFTYKFNFSKLVLVSCPFLELGLPGPPVPHSAPPIPTGGSSGGGGGGGGGPPHFRFPPPDGLSPSSSSSSLLGGGVGGGGGGEEEEETAPPPTAAPPLPDPGGL from the exons CCCACAGCCGAGAACAGAAACCCACAGT GGCTGGCGTTCCCGGAGTGGGCCTACAAGGCGGAGTCGAGCCCCGGCTCGCGGCAGATCCAGCTGTGGCACTTCATCCTGGAGCTGCTGCGCCAGGAGCGCTACCGGCACGTCATCGCCTGGCAGGGCGACTACGGGGAGTTCGTCATCAAAGACCCCGACGAGGTGGCGCGGCTGTGGGGCGCCAGGAAGTGCAAACCCCACATGAACTACGATAAGCTCAGCCGGGCGCTGCG GTACTACTACAACAAGCGCATCCTGCACAAGACGAAGGGGAAGCGCTTCACCTACAAGTTCAACTTCAGCAAGTTGGTGTTGGTCAGCTGCCCCTTcctggagctggggctgccag GCCCCCCCGTCCCCCACAGcgctccccccatccccacggGGGGGTcttcaggaggaggaggaggaggaggaggaggacccCCCCACTTCCGCTTCCCCCCCCCGGATGGACTCTCCCCGTCTTCGtcctcttcctcccttcttggggggggggttggaggtgggggggggggggaggaggaggaggagacggcgcccccccccaccgccgccccccccctccccgaccCCGGGGGTCTCTGA